Proteins co-encoded in one Pogona vitticeps strain Pit_001003342236 chromosome 9, PviZW2.1, whole genome shotgun sequence genomic window:
- the LOC110075639 gene encoding rho GTPase-activating protein 11A has protein sequence MSSLEERERLPAIIHYLKRRGVHAQLWKANPTSQENHRSAPLAGGLFGVPLHSLPLSERAEGVPQFLVDACELLRPHLHIEGLFRKCGSLTRIKALKRRLEAGERCLEMALPCDVATLVKQFLRDLPEPLIPAPLQGPLCQTQQRGDPEEEEEADQGSLALLLTCLLPPKSAAVLRYLFCFLQDVASRCTQNKMDLANLAIIFAPNLFSAEPCGQLGSQAEGQLQRQAAVVQVLISRASEIGTVPQILLEKVRAAFSDLDSEKGQPPPEPENPRGRGLEGRRRRRRSMGNIVTEALSKFKTGRALCTAPSLEIKGGES, from the exons ATGTCTAGTTTGGAGGAAAGAGAGCGCCTCCCGGCCATCATCCACTATCTTAAGAGGCGCGGCGTTCATGCCCAGCTGTGGAAGGCCAACCCTACCAGCCAG gagaACCACAGATCGGCTCCTCTTGCTGGTGGCCTGTTTGGTGTCCCACTCCACTCCCTTCCCCTTTCTGAGCGTGCAGAAGGCGTGCCACA GTTCCTTGTGGATGCTTGCGAACTGCTTCGGCCCCATCTTCATATTGAAGGGCTTTTCCGGAAATGCGGCTCCCTGACACGCATCAAAGCTTTAAAG AGGCGCCTGGAAGCCGGCGAGCGCTGCCTGGAGATGGCCCTGCCGTGCGACGTGGCCACCCTCGTCAAACAGTTCCTGAGGGACCTGCCGGAGCCCCTGATCCCGGCCCCGCTTCAGGGGCCTCTCTGCCAAACCCAGCAAAGAGGAgacccggaggaggaggaggaggccgacCAGGGCTCCCTGGCTCTCCTCCTCACCTGCCTGCTGCCCCCGAAAAGCGCAGCCGTCCTTCGCTACCTCTTCTGCTTCCTGCAAGATGTGGCATCCAG GTGCACTCAGAACAAAATGGATTTGGCCAACCTGGCCATCATCTTCGCCCCCAACCTCTTCTCCGCCGAACCATGTGGCCAGCTGGGCAGCCAAGCGGAAGGCCAGCTGCAAAGGCAGGCGGCTGTCGTTCAGGTTTTGATCAGCCGTGCCTCGGAGATCG GCACCGTTCCTCAAATTCTCCTGGAAAAGGTCAGAGCGGCTTTTTCAGATCTGGACAGCGAGAAGGGGCAGCCCCCTCCCGAGCCCGAAAATCCCAGAGGGAGGGGCCTAGAAGGGAGGAGGAGACGACGACGCAGCATGGGCA ACATCGTGACTGAGGCCTTGAGCAAATTCAAGACTGGCCGCGCCCTTTGCACAGCTCCTTCCCTGGAGATCAAAGGTGGTGAGTCCTAG
- the LOC144584257 gene encoding uncharacterized protein LOC144584257 — translation MEKGSPNGLSSRNAPPSTNPGVPNAVAKCKCVVGLSPHSDGFPNHPSLRRSLSWPEDLSTRKAAEERETGFVPDGAPLSAGEHEAPRSGPTGPPLPPADVAMAGVRPVTVPEIHVTLADGGVDGRPENRACDLPPGPLLSMTEASEAHLSPVVNLHDGPPSVLKRLTLHLQRLSSSWSSPPKRKGGRRFGRSVSHESGLPLQAGPEEAFAGQTGQPPKSCRPSFKACGRQICVARKQIVLSFANFRKRDGPSPSDAEPSKVAFPENQQ, via the exons ATGGAAAAAG GGTCTCCAAATGGCTTATCCAGCAGAAACGCCCCTCCCTCCACGAATCCAGGCGTCCCGAATGCTGTTGCGAAATGTAAGTGCGTCGTGGGGCTGAGCCCCCACTCGGACGGTTTTCCGAACCATCCCTCCCTACGCCGATCTTTGAGTTGGCCTGAGGATCTGTCCACCAGGAAAGCCGCCGAGGAGAGGGAGACGGGCTTTGTTCCGGACGGGGCTCCCCTCAGTGCTGGAGAGCACGAGGCCCCAAGGTCTGGCCCAACGGGGCCCCCTCTGCCTCCGGCCGATGTCGCCATGGCAGGCGTGAGGCCGGTGACGGTTCCTGAGATTCACGTGACGCTGGCGGACGGCGGTGTGGACGGCCGCCCGGAGAACAGGGCTTGTGACCTGCCCCCAGGCCCACTTCTCTCCATGACCGAGGCATCCGAGGCCCACCTTTCTCCGGTGGTTAACCTCCACGACGGCCCTCCAAGCGTCCTGAAGCGCCTGACCCTCCATCTCCAGCGCCTCTCGTCCTCCTGGTCCAGCCCTCCCAAGCGCAAGGGGGGGCGGCGGTTTGGCCGCTCCGTGAGCCACGAAAGTGGTCTGCCCTTGCAGGCGGGTCCGGAGGAGGCCTTTGCCGGCCAGACCGGGCAGCCTCCCAAAAGCTGCCGGCCCTCCTTCAAAGCTTGCGGCAGGCAGATCTGCGTGGCCCGGAAACAGATCGTGCTGTCGTTTGCCAACTTCAGAAAGAGGGACGGGCCAAGCCCTTCGGACGCTGAACCGTCAAAGGTGGCTTTTCCAGAGAACCAACAATAG